The Methanobrevibacter oralis genomic sequence CACTAATTTTAACACTTTCTTTTTTTTCTCTTAGTGGAGGATTAGTTTTAACTAATGTGTCATATAGATTATAAGCATCATTATTTAATAATAAATGGTGTGGTGTAAATTCCCAACTTACATCTATAATATTTTTAGCTTTTTTTGCAATAGCTAATGATTTAGATGAGCTTAGATGGCAGATATGTAATCTTAGATTATTTCTTCTTACAAGATCAATAGCTTGCTTTACAGATTCTTCTTCAGCTACCGCCGGTCTTGCATAACTATAATTAATAGCTTTATTTTTTTCCTTTTCTTTAAATATTTTAGTTTTTTCATCTACAATGTTCTTTTTCTCACAATGAGTTGCAACAAGTCCATTATAATTTGTTGTATTTTTAAGAATAGCTAAATCATTAAATATTTTCTCTAAACTTTCATCACTTTCTAAATCCATAAATATTTTAAATGAAACGGGTTTTAATTCCATAATTTTTTTCATTTCATCTAAATTGTTTGTTCCAGCTTGAAGTTTAAAATTGACAACAGATTTCTTTTCAGCTATTTTAATTTTTTCTTTAAGTGCAGAATAAGTATTTGTTTTAGGAATTGTATTGGGCATGTCGATTATGGTAGTAAAACCTCCATTAGCTGCACTTAAGCTGCCTGTTTTAAAATCTTCTTTTTGAGTTAATCCTGGATCTCTAAAATGAACATGAGGGTCAATAAAACCTGGGAGAATGTAGTTATCTTTAATATCTATTATATCATCACCTTTTATGGTACTTTTAGATATATTGGTAATTTTAGAGTCCTCTACTTTGATATTATAATTCCCAACTTTATCAACCAATTTACAGTTTTTTATTACAAAATCCATGATTTAACTTCCATCAAAATCTTTTTAATCCATTATTTTCCATGATATTTAGGGAACTGATAATCTCTTTTGAAGGATTTATAAATTCATCACTATTTTCATAACTAATGCCATATCCGCTAATTAAAAAGGTCTGATTATTCTTGTTAAAGTAGATATTTGCATTATATGATTCGGATCCTTCTTCATATAAGAAATATGTGATTGTTCCGTTTAAATCAAGTGTTTGATTAGATGTAATGCTAGCATTATCATATAGTTTATTTATTACATAGTCTTCTAAGTTTTCGATGTATTCTATTTGTGTTAGGTTTATTTGGATATTATTATTAGAGTTTACTAAACTAACGGCACTATCATTGATCTTCATGTCTGTAAAGTTACTTATTTTATTAAAGTAGTTCTCACCTATTACAATACCTTCAACACTATTGTTTTGGTTGCTAAAAATAGATAGCGCTCCATCTAAATTTGTCAGATTATTTATGTTTTCTAAACCATCATTTGATAGATTAATTCCTCCGTAAACTAGAATTAAAATTATAAATAATGCATATAATTTTTTCATTATATTTTCACCTGTTAATCATTTTGTTTGATTATAATATTAAATTTTATTTATTTTAAAAAATATACTATTTCTTATCATGCTTAAAGTTAGAAATATTTTAAAAAGAGACATGGAATTATTTTTCAATGATTTAACTCAAGACTGCAAAGTTAGTAGTGATTCATCGGATATTACTTTGTTGGCAGATTTTACAGAGTATAATCCTTTACATAATGGTCATTTTCATTGCATGAAAGTTGCAAAACAACAAGTTAATGAGTCATTATTTGTAGCTATTGTGCCGGGACTTTTTGAAAGGAGTGGAAGGGGCATTCCATATATACTACCTCGTGAAATTAGGGCAGAAATGGCAATTTCTGTTGGAGCAGACGTTGTTGTTGAAGGTCCTCCAATGGGAATAATGGGATCTGGTCAATATTCCCTATCATTAGCTAAAATGTTTAAAGTTCTAAACACTGATTTCATTCCAAGGGGATACAAAGCATTTAATAGCTTTGGGAATATATTAAAAAGA encodes the following:
- a CDS encoding dihydroorotase; translated protein: MDFVIKNCKLVDKVGNYNIKVEDSKITNISKSTIKGDDIIDIKDNYILPGFIDPHVHFRDPGLTQKEDFKTGSLSAANGGFTTIIDMPNTIPKTNTYSALKEKIKIAEKKSVVNFKLQAGTNNLDEMKKIMELKPVSFKIFMDLESDESLEKIFNDLAILKNTTNYNGLVATHCEKKNIVDEKTKIFKEKEKNKAINYSYARPAVAEEESVKQAIDLVRRNNLRLHICHLSSSKSLAIAKKAKNIIDVSWEFTPHHLLLNNDAYNLYDTLVKTNPPLREKKESVKISDLDENSIIGTDHAPHTLKEKTLGVFKSSPGIPNLETVVPILLTEVNKNNLDLKIIPKILSENAAKVYDLKNKGSINVGNDADFTIIDLKREGIFNIDEFKTKAEYSPFDGFEYVGMPIMTIVNGKIVMDKL